The DNA window GCAACTGCTACGTCTGTAAACGGGACTTCTTCGAACTCCACAGCTTCTACGATTCCATGTGCGCGCCGTGTGCCGACTTCAATTGGCTGAAGCGCATCCAGACTGCGGATCTCTCGGGTCGCACTGCGCTCGTCACGGGCGGGCGCATCAAAATCGGCTACCAGACCGTAATCAAGCTGCTACGCGCCGGCGCTCATGTGATTGTGACCACTCGCTTTCCCCGGGACGCCGCCTCGCGCTTTGTCGGGGAAGAAGACTTTTCGTGCTGGCACGATCACCTGGAGATCCATGGACTCGATCTGCGCCACACCCCCAGCGTCGAGACATTTGCGCAACAACTTCAGACAGAGCATGGTCGTCTCGACTTCATTCTCAACAACGCCTGCCAGACCGTGCGGCGTCCGCCCAATTTCTACGCCCACATGATCGACAAGGAAGGGGCGAGCCTGTCGTCGTTGCCCGGAGAGGAGCGGACCCTGCTGCGCGGTGCGGCCGGGGCCAATGAATCGACCTCCCCCCTGACTGAGCTGCTCCCCAGCCAGACCCGCTGGCGCGAAGGGCTCGACCGGGCCGCGGCCCTTTCGCAGATCCCCCTGACCGATGACGACTGCGACACTGATCCCACGCTGTTTCCAGTCGGTGACCTGGATGCCGATCTACAACAGGTGGATCTGCGGACGAAAAACAGCTGGCGCCTCGCCCTCGACGAAGTGCCCTCGGTCGAATTGCTCGAAGTCCATCTGGTCAACGCCGTGGCGCCGTTCATCCTGAATGCGCGGCTCAAAGCGTTGATGCTGCGCAAACCCGGAGGCGACAAACACATCGTCAACGTCTCCGCGATGGAAGGCCAGTTCTATCGCAGCTTCAAAACCGACAAGCATCCGCACACCAACATGGCCAAGGCGAGCCTCAACATGTTGACCCGCACATCGGCACCCGATTATGTGCGCGATGGAATCCACATGAACAGCGTCGATACCGGCTGGATCACCGATGAAGACCCGATCGAGATCACCCTGCGCAAAGAACGTGAGCACGGTTTCCATCCACCCCTGGACATCGTGGATGCCGCGGCGCGAATCTGCGATCCGATTTTTTCGGGTTTTAATACTGGAACCCACATCTGGGGCCAGTTTCTCAAAGACTATTCCCCGACCGACTGGTAGCGCGCCAAAGAGGGCCGGGAAAAAGAAAAACCCGGCAGGCTAAACGCCTACCGGGTTCCTCTGGGATTGGGATCTATGATGTTGTTAGGGAGGTGGACGCGAAGGGCGGTCAGGTGTCAAATATTCTTGTCGAATTCGCGATTTATTTGAATTTCCGCTCTAAGCGCTCTCAGGCTCGCTTCAGCTTGAAAATTTGCCTCCAGAGAAGCGATTTTTTGTATCAGGTCCCCCCCCAGAACCAAATGACCCGAAGCTGCACTGAGCAGCCTCGGGTCTCCCTGGGAAGGGGATATGGTGATGTACATAGGAAGTGTCCAATTCGCGGCACAGGTGTCAGATTATTCGGACATTATTTGACGTGGCTGGCAATTGCGCATCGCTGAGGCACCGCACGAGCTTCGTAGCCCCCGAAAATTGGAAGCACTCACCTCTCTCAGCCCCGCCCCGGGCGCTACGTGTCCGCCAGTTCCATGTGGTAGCCGCCGTACTTGCGGATGTTTACGACCGCGGTGTCCAGGATCAGATACTGCCCCTTGATCCCGAGCAGGGTCCCTTCGAGGACTGCGTTCTTGTCGAAGTTGTGAGAAACAATCTTCTTCGGATAGACCCGAACCGGATAGTCGATCTCGACCGGCTTCGCTCCTTCGACCTCCTCTCCGGGCAGCGGATTGTCGGGGTCTTTCTCCAGCTGAAGGCGCAGGATCGATTCGCGTTCTGCGGGCAGATCGACGGCATCTGCCGTGCCCTGCAGCATCTTTCGCCAGTTGGTCCGGTCCGCGACGAAGTGCTTCAAGGCAACTTCGACCCGCCCGGATTCCAGCCGAGTCGCCACCCGGCGGATCGCCAACCCCTGGCTGGCCCCCTGATCAATCCAGCGAGACACGGGTTCAACGCCCCGGGTAATCCCCACCTTCAGCCCCGATGAATTTGCGAGATAAACCGTATGGGGAATCATGCAATGGGATTCTCCCCAATCGGGCTCTCGGCAGGTCCCCTGGGCAAAATGGCAGAGTTCAGGTTTGACGATGCAGCTGTCACAACTCGCAAGCCCGATAAAACACGGATAGCAGTGCCCCTGCGAGAAGGTCTTCTTGATTTTTCGGTCACAGCTGATGCAGCTGATGGCCTGTTTGAACTCGAGCCTGAAGGTCTTTTCGAGTCGCGAGTTGAGGGGCACGTCTTCACTTCCCAATGGCAGCGCATAGCGAACCGGCTCCCCGGCTCGAAATTCAGTTTTCATCTTTCGCACTTGACCCTGCATGTCGCCCCTTTTCTCGAGCTTGCGTTCTGGCCGATGATAGAGGCGATTCAGGTGGGTCGGCACACGAAAGAACACTGCGCTCGCAGACGCGGGGCTTTTGGCAGAGGAGCCATTGAGAAGAGAAACTATTGGAAGGAGAGTTGCTGGTACTCGAAGATCCAGTGGCTTCCCCAAAACACGCAAAAGGAGACAACCAGGCTGTAGATGCCCCAGCAGACGATTGTCTCGACGGTTTGGGAGAAGCGTGGAACCCGGGAGCGACCGGTCACGGCCCAGCGTCGAAAGCGGAAACCGCCCAACGTGCAGATCAACACGATCACGACTTGAAGCAGAAACCCCTGCGGATCCTCACTCATGTCTTTCCCCAATTCTCGCGTATGAGCTTTCTTCGGCTACCGGTCCCCTGGGCAAAAGTGCGATGGAACGCAGCACGGACCTCGCTTTGAACCGTGCGGGAAAGGAGTTGCCCCGCAAGCTTGGGGACGTCGATGAAAACGACGAGAGCTGCATGGGGTTTACTCGTAGAGGCTCTTGGCGTTAGTACCGAGTTGCGGGGAACTAGCTGTGATTGAGGT is part of the Myxococcales bacterium genome and encodes:
- a CDS encoding DUF2797 domain-containing protein; its protein translation is MQGQVRKMKTEFRAGEPVRYALPLGSEDVPLNSRLEKTFRLEFKQAISCISCDRKIKKTFSQGHCYPCFIGLASCDSCIVKPELCHFAQGTCREPDWGESHCMIPHTVYLANSSGLKVGITRGVEPVSRWIDQGASQGLAIRRVATRLESGRVEVALKHFVADRTNWRKMLQGTADAVDLPAERESILRLQLEKDPDNPLPGEEVEGAKPVEIDYPVRVYPKKIVSHNFDKNAVLEGTLLGIKGQYLILDTAVVNIRKYGGYHMELADT
- a CDS encoding SDR family oxidoreductase produces the protein NCYVCKRDFFELHSFYDSMCAPCADFNWLKRIQTADLSGRTALVTGGRIKIGYQTVIKLLRAGAHVIVTTRFPRDAASRFVGEEDFSCWHDHLEIHGLDLRHTPSVETFAQQLQTEHGRLDFILNNACQTVRRPPNFYAHMIDKEGASLSSLPGEERTLLRGAAGANESTSPLTELLPSQTRWREGLDRAAALSQIPLTDDDCDTDPTLFPVGDLDADLQQVDLRTKNSWRLALDEVPSVELLEVHLVNAVAPFILNARLKALMLRKPGGDKHIVNVSAMEGQFYRSFKTDKHPHTNMAKASLNMLTRTSAPDYVRDGIHMNSVDTGWITDEDPIEITLRKEREHGFHPPLDIVDAAARICDPIFSGFNTGTHIWGQFLKDYSPTDW